The Syntrophus gentianae genomic sequence TGAATATGAGGCGCACATCCGGGAGAAGCGCTGCCCGGCCCTTTCCTGCAAGGAGCTGATCGCCTACGTCATCGATCCGGAGAAGTGCCAGGCGTGCATGATGTGTGTGAAGAAGTGCCCTGCCGGGGCGATCGACGGCGGCAAGAACCTGATCAGCATCATCGATCAGGAGAAATGCACGAAATGCGGGACCTGCTTTGAAGTATGTCCCCCCCGCTTCCAAGCGGTGCGGAAGATCTCCGGCGAGCCGGTGCCGCCTCCCATTGCGGAAGAAGCGAGAACGATCGTCAGAGGGGGTAAGAAAGATGAGTGAAATCCTTTTACAGATTGATGGGAAAGAGGTCAAGGCTCAGGAAGGGATGACCATTCTAGAGGCAGCCCGGAGTGCGGGGATTTTTATTCCGACCCTGTGCTACCACGAGGAACTGGAACCCTTTGGCGGCTGCCGGCTCTGCATCGTGGAACTGGAGAGCCGCGGTTCGACGAGGCTCGTTGTTTCCTGTGTTTACCTGGCGGAGAAAAACCTGGTCGTTCGGACGCGTTCCGAGAAGATCGATCGAATCCGCAAGATGATCCTGGAACTCCTGCTGGCTCACGCACCGGATTCCTTTGTTCTGGAGGATCTGGCGAAGGAGTATGGGGCGGATCGGAACCGCTTCGGCAAGGAGCCTTCCTTCTGCATCCATTGCGGTCTCTGTGTTCGGTACTGTGCCGAGGTCGCGAAAAAGAGCGCCATCGGCTTCGTGGACCGGGGGATCCACAAGGAGATCAGTTTCATCCCGGAAATTGCCGCCAGGGAATGCATGTCCTGCAGGAAGTGCTTCCCGCTCTGTCCCACCGAGGCCCTGCAGGCAGCGTATGTTTTGACCATGGGGCTGACGGCGCCCTGACCTTCTTTCGCCTGCCGGCGCAGAGAGGAATGACGTAACACTCTAATTCAGTAACAAATAGAGGAGGAGTAAACCGGATGTTAAGAATGCAAGCAATCCCGGAGGAGTTTAACATCGTAAGCTACCTGCTGGACAGGCACCTTGAGGAGGGACGAGGCAACAATATCTGTATCTATTATGAGGACGAGAAGATCACCTACGCCCAGGTTGCGGAACAGTCCTGCCGGATCGGCAACGCACTGCTCTCTCTGGGCTTGGAGATGGAGAACCGGGTCGCCCTCAGCATGGCGGACCGGCCGGAATTTTTCTGCAGTATCCTGGGTACCATGAAGGCCGGCATCGTCCCGGTCTTGCTGAGCACCATGGCCATTCCCAAGGATTACCTCTATTACCTCAATGACAGCCGTGCCAAAGCCATGATTGTCGACGAGACCGTGCTGTCGAAAGTTCTGGAAGTAAAAAATGAACTCAAGTATCTGAAACACCTCATTGTTGTGGGAACTCCGGCGGCAGCCGGCCAGTTGAGTTACGACGAGATCACGAAGGCAGCCTCTCCAAAGCTGGAGACGGTTCTGGTCAACAAAAACGATCAGGCATTCTGGCAATACAGCTCCGGGACGACCGGGCAGCCCAAAGGCGTGATCCATCTCCATAAAGACCTGATGTATGCGACCGCTCATTGCGATGACGTGGTGAAAGCCGGTGTAGATGACATTTCCTTCGGCCTGTCCAAGCTGTATTTCTCCTATGGCCGCAACAACAACTTCGACACCGTCCTCCTGAGTGGTGGAGCAGTTGTTCTCTTCCCAGGGATGCCCAAACCGGAGTCCCTGTTCGAGGTCATCAAAAAATACAAGCCCACGATCTATTACGGCGTGCCCAGCTCCTACATGGCCATGATTGCCCTGATCGACAAGGGATACGAGTATGACCTCACCTCCCTCAAGGCCTGTGTATCCGCCGGTGAAGCCCTGCCCAGGGTGACCTTCGATCGTTGGCGGGAATTGACCGGCATATCCATTCTGGATGGTCTGGGCTCCACCGACGTCGGCTTCATCTACCTGTCCTGCACCCCCGAAAACCTGAAGTTCGGGACCTTGGGCCATGTCCTGGCCAATGTGGAAGGCAAGCTCTGTGACGAGGACGGCAACGAAGTTCCCCAGGGCGAACAGGGAGAAATGTGGATCAAGAGCGGCTGCACGGCGGACCGTTACTGGAACAAACCGGAGAAGAACAAGGCCGCCTTCATCGGCGAGTGGTTCAAAACGGGCGACAAGTTCTATATCGATGAGGAAGGATACGTTGTGGGGGCCGGCCGCGCCGATGACATGCTGAAGCCCGGTGGAATCTGGGTCTCCCCCGTCGAGGTGGAAAATGCGATTCTCGGCCATCCCGCTGTTGCGGAAGCCGGTGTGATCGGCGCCGCGGACAAGGATGAGCTGGAAAAACCCATGGCCTACGTCGTCCTCAAGGAAGGATATGAGGCATCTCCGGAGCTCACTAAAGAGATCCAGGATCTGGTCCGCGGCAAACTCGCCCACTACAAGGCCCCTCGCTGGATCCATTACGCCAAGGAACTGCCCCGGACGGCAACCGGCAAAGTCCAACGCTACAAACTTCGCCAACAGGTGAAAGAAACAGGATTGTAGGATTATAGAAGATCAATAAACATGTTTAGATAAAATGGAGTTTCGAGTTTTCCCTGTTGTTGCAGCGCATAAACTCTAAACTCCATTTTATTGGTTCACCCGGACAAACCAATAAGATGCGGATTTCGGCTCAGTTTTCCTCTTAGAGGTGCTTCAACATGCTAAATAAAAAAGTTTTGCGAAAACAGCAGATTCTCCAGGCGGCTCTGGAAGTCTTTGGCAACAGCGGTTTTCAAACTGCCGGCATCTCGGATATCGCCCGGAAGGCAAAAATAGCCGAAGGGACGCTATATTTCTACTTCAAGAACAAGGAAGATCTTTTCTTCTCCATTCCAGCGCAAAGGATCGCAGAATTCTGCGAGGGGCTGGAGCTCCATTTACAGGGAATGAATGAAGCTCCAGGGAAACTGCGAAAAATAATCTGGTTCTATCTCTATTTTTTCAAAACAAATCCGGTCTATGCACGGATTCTGATGCTGGAGATGAGCGTTAGCAAGCGTTTTTCAAAGGCCATAACCTTTGACCGGGTCAAAGCGTTTACGGACCTCGTTCTGGGAATCATCAAGGAGGGTCAGGAGGAGGGCTTTATCAGAAAGGACAGGGATGCATGTCTCGTAAGGGATATATTGCTGGCCGTGCTGGAGTACAGAGTCGCCCGCTGGCTGCTCAATGAGGAAAGTTGTGACCTTCTGGAAAATTACAGTGAGATATGTGACTTCATTTTCGACGGGATAAAATCAAAACTGACCTGATGAGATTACTGTTGTTTCTTCAAAGAAGGAGGGTCGTGCATGTTGCAAGATCGTAGGATGTTAGGACTTATATTAATTGCAGTTCTTGGCATTTTGATCGCGATGGCGCAGCCATTTGCACCTGGGTTATCGCCCCTGGGACATTATGTCATGGGTACTGTTCTGTTTGGCTTGGGGATGTGGATCTTCCGTCCCGGCATGTTGCCTTTTATGTCGGGGGTTTCCTTCATCCTTGGCGTTACTCTGGCACTCTTTTTTGCTTTTAAAGCCGGGCTGGTCTTTCCGGGTAAAGTACCCTTTAAGTCACCGCAGCAAATTTATGGGGTCGTCATGGGCGGGTTTACGTCGTCTGCCGTCTGGACCTTGATCCCCGCACTGTTTTTCGGTTTTGTTCTCCAGAAAACGGGGTTGGGCAAACGCATCGCCTATCTGGTATTGAAAACCTTCCCGGCGAGTTGGCTGGGTTTGGCAATCAGCTGGCTTGTAATCGGCGTTGCCCTTTCCGCCTTGTCGCCTTCCAGCACCGTCCGGGTGGCCATCGTCGTTCCCATTGCCATCGGGATTGTGGAAGCCTGTAAACTGGAGTTCCGCTCCAGGGGGTCGGCCTATGTCTGTCTTTTGGCCTGGGGGATGGCCGTCATTCCCGGAACGGGATGGTTGACCGGTTCTCTGTCGGGACCGATCATGCAGGGATTCTTTCCTCCGGAAATCAAAGCCATGTGCAATTTCGACGACTGGTTCCGTATCC encodes the following:
- a CDS encoding 2Fe-2S iron-sulfur cluster-binding protein, producing MSEILLQIDGKEVKAQEGMTILEAARSAGIFIPTLCYHEELEPFGGCRLCIVELESRGSTRLVVSCVYLAEKNLVVRTRSEKIDRIRKMILELLLAHAPDSFVLEDLAKEYGADRNRFGKEPSFCIHCGLCVRYCAEVAKKSAIGFVDRGIHKEISFIPEIAARECMSCRKCFPLCPTEALQAAYVLTMGLTAP
- a CDS encoding benzoate-CoA ligase family protein, which translates into the protein MLRMQAIPEEFNIVSYLLDRHLEEGRGNNICIYYEDEKITYAQVAEQSCRIGNALLSLGLEMENRVALSMADRPEFFCSILGTMKAGIVPVLLSTMAIPKDYLYYLNDSRAKAMIVDETVLSKVLEVKNELKYLKHLIVVGTPAAAGQLSYDEITKAASPKLETVLVNKNDQAFWQYSSGTTGQPKGVIHLHKDLMYATAHCDDVVKAGVDDISFGLSKLYFSYGRNNNFDTVLLSGGAVVLFPGMPKPESLFEVIKKYKPTIYYGVPSSYMAMIALIDKGYEYDLTSLKACVSAGEALPRVTFDRWRELTGISILDGLGSTDVGFIYLSCTPENLKFGTLGHVLANVEGKLCDEDGNEVPQGEQGEMWIKSGCTADRYWNKPEKNKAAFIGEWFKTGDKFYIDEEGYVVGAGRADDMLKPGGIWVSPVEVENAILGHPAVAEAGVIGAADKDELEKPMAYVVLKEGYEASPELTKEIQDLVRGKLAHYKAPRWIHYAKELPRTATGKVQRYKLRQQVKETGL
- a CDS encoding TetR/AcrR family transcriptional regulator, yielding MLNKKVLRKQQILQAALEVFGNSGFQTAGISDIARKAKIAEGTLYFYFKNKEDLFFSIPAQRIAEFCEGLELHLQGMNEAPGKLRKIIWFYLYFFKTNPVYARILMLEMSVSKRFSKAITFDRVKAFTDLVLGIIKEGQEEGFIRKDRDACLVRDILLAVLEYRVARWLLNEESCDLLENYSEICDFIFDGIKSKLT